From a region of the Falco cherrug isolate bFalChe1 chromosome 9, bFalChe1.pri, whole genome shotgun sequence genome:
- the LRRC8A gene encoding volume-regulated anion channel subunit LRRC8A has protein sequence MIPVTELRYFADTQPAYRILKPWWDVFTDYISIVMLMIAVFGGTLQVTQDKMICLPCKWVTKDSCNDSVRGWTATTPERTYYNSSLVPSTDTGPTGIRYDLDRHQYNYVDAVCYENRLHWFAKYFPYLVLLHTLIFLACSNFWFKFPRTSSKLEHFVSILLKCFDSPWTTRALSETVVEESDTKPAFGKMNGSMDKKSSTVSEDVEATVPMLQRTKSRIEQGIVDRSETGVLDKKEGEQAKALFEKVKKFRTHVEEGDIVYRLYMRQTIIKVIKFILIICYTVYYVNNITFDVDCKVDIESLTGYRMYRCAHPLATLFKILASFYISLVIFYGLICMYTLWWMLRRSLKKYSFESIREESSYSDIPDVKNDFAFMLHLIDQYDPLYSKRFAVFLSEVSENKLRQLNLNNEWTLEKLRQRITKNSQDKLELHLFMLSGIPDTVFDLIELEVLKLELIPDVTIPPSIAQLTSLKELWLYHTAAKIEAPALAFLRENLKSLHIKFTDIKEIPLWIYSLKTLEELHLTGNLSAENNRYIVIDGLRELKRLKVLRLKSNLTKLPQVVTDVGVHLQKLSINNEGTKLIVLNSLKKMVNLTELELIRCDLERIPHSIFSLHNLQEIDLKDNNLKTIEEIISFQHLHRLTCLKLWYNHIAYIPMQIGNLTNLERLYLNRNKIEKIPTQLFYCRKLRYLDLSHNNLTSIPPDIGLLQNLQNLAVTANRIESLPPELFQCRKLRTLNLGNNVLQSLPSRVGELTNLSQIELRGNRLECLPVELGECPLLKRSGLVVEEDLFNTLPLEVKERLWRADKEQA, from the exons ATGATTCCAGTCACTGAATTGCGCTACTTTGCTGACACTCAGCCAGCATACCGTATCCTGAAGCCATGGTGGGATGTCTTCACAGACTACATTTCTATAGTGATGCTGATGATTGCAGTGTTTGGAGGGACGCTTCAGGTCACCCAGGACAAAATGATTTGTTTGCCCTGTAAATGGGTTACCAAAGACTCTTGCAATGACTCAGTCAGAGGCTGGACAGCCACAACCCCAGAGCGTACCTACTATAACTCTAGTCTTGTTCCCTCCACTGATACAGGACCTACAGGGATCAGATATGATTTGGACCGGCACCAGTATAACTATGTGGATGCGGTGTGTTATGAGAACCGTCTTCACTGGTTTGCCAAGTATTTCCCTTATCTGGTGCTGCTACATACTCTCATTTTCCTGGCTTGTAGCAACTTCTGGTTCAAATTCCCAAGGACCAGCTCCAAGCTGGAACATTTTGTGTCTATTTTGCTTAAGTGTTTTGACTCCCCATGGACAACAAGGGCGTTATCTGAGACAGTGGTGGAAGAGAGTGATACCAAGCCAGCATTTGGAAAAATGAATGGCTCCATGGACAAGAAATCCTCCACAGTCAGTGAGGATGTGGAAGCCACTGTTCCCATGCTGCAGAGAACAAAGTCTCGAATTGAGCAAGGGATTGTGGACCGGTCTGAGACTGGTGTCTTGGACAAAAAGGAAGGTGAACAGGCCAAAGCACTCTTTGAGAAAGTGAAGAAGTTCCGCACGCATGTGGAAGAGGGAGATATAGTTTATCGTCTGTACATGAGACAGACAATCATCAAAGTGATCAAGTTCATTCTGATAATCTGCTATACTGTTTACTATGTCAACAACATAACGTTTGATGTTGACTGTAAAGTGGATATTGAGAGCTTGACTGGCTACAGGATGTACCGCTGCGCTCATCCTTTGGCCACTCTCTTCAAAATCTTGGCGTCTTTCTATATCAGTTTGGTGATATTCTATGGCTTGATCTGCATGTACACACTCTGGTGGATGTTGAGGCGATCACTCAAGAAATACTCCTTTGAGTCCATCAGGGAGGAGAGCAGTTACAGTGACATTCCTGATGTGAAAAACGACTTTGCTTTTATGCTCCATCTGATTGATCAGTATGACCCGCTCTACTCCAAGCGCTTTGCTGTCTTTCTGTCAGAGGTGAGTGAGAACAAGCTGCGGCAGCTGAACCTCAACAATGAATGGACTTTGGAGAAGCTGCGCCAGAGGATCACCAAGAACTCCCAGGATAAGCTAGAATTGCATCTTTTCATGTTGAGTGGCATACCTGATACAGTCTTTGACCTCATTGAGCTGGAGGTCTTGAAGCTGGAGCTTATCCCCGATGTCACTATTCCCCCAAGCATTGCTCAGCTCACCAGCCTTAAAGAACTGTGGCTTTACCACACAGCTGCCAAAATTGAGGCTCCAGCCCTTGCCTTTTTGAGGGAGAATTTGAAATCTCTGCACATCAAGTTCACAGACATCAAGGAGATTCCTCTTTGGATTTATAGCCTGAAGACACTAGAGGAGCTTCACCTGACAGGGAATTTGAGTGCTGAAAACAACCGGTACATTGTGATAGATGGGTTGAGGGAGCTGAAGAGGCTGAAGGTGTTGAGGTTGAAGAGTAACCTCACCAAGCTGCCACAGGTTGTGACAGATGTTGGTGTGCATCTTCAGAAGCTTTCAATCAACAATGAGGGCACCAAGCTTATTGTTCTCAACAGCCTTAAGAAAATGGTCAACTTGACAGAGCTTGAGCTGATCCGTTGTGACTTGGAACGCATTCCTCACTCTATCTTTAGTCTCCACAATCTGCAGGAGATAGACCTGAAGGACAATAACCTAAAGACCATTGAGGAAATCATCAGCTTTCAGCACTTACATCGTCTCACTTGCCTTAAATTGTGGTACAACCACATTGCCTACATCCCCATGCAAATAGGCAACCTAACCAATTTAGAACGCCTTTACCTGAATCGTAACAAGATAGAAAAGATCCCTACCCAGCTCTTCTATTGCCGAAAACTTCGGTATTTGGATCTCAGCCACAACAACTTGACTTCCATACCACCAGACATTGGACTTCTTCAAAACCTGCAGAATCTAGCTGTGACAGCCAACAGG attGAGAGTCTCCCACCAGAGCTATTCCAGTGCAGGAAGCTGAGAACCTTGAACCTGGGAAACAATGTGCTGCAGTCGCTCCCATCCCGGGTTGGAGAGCTGACAAATCTGTCACAAATAGAGCTACGAGGGAACCGCTTGGAGTGCCTGCCTGTGGAGCTGGGAGAATGTCCTCTGCTGAAACGCAGTGGGCTTGTGGTAGAGGAGGACCTGTTCAACACGCTGCCCTTGGAAGTCAAAGAGCGGCTGTGGAGGGCAGACAAAGAGCAAGCTTGA